One genomic segment of Danio aesculapii chromosome 15, fDanAes4.1, whole genome shotgun sequence includes these proteins:
- the si:ch211-167j9.5 gene encoding fibroblast growth factor receptor homolog 1, which yields MGDIKDPGFIILISVYGVTVFFMAVLGFLCFHKYRSMKKTIRDLKQGRPTVIPRASSHDSSPPSPNVLTLPEAPEPITESPLHRQQTKSSCKFPWKSSQQVPRFTKEDLNLIQLIKAGREGVFYKARIIRGTSRGHSLITCKIGKEGMTSKQMEHEASIMRKLAYHKNVMQLLDWNTAEEPYLLIMEFMSYGTLRTFVQKHKDELSADPELQRHFTIASYHIAMGMEHLRSKMVVHCDLALRNILVGRFPWETKVAEFGLARDLTRMRSRRSSRKKQHKERVPLRWYPPEYFRCSYYSFKGDVWAYGIVLWEMQMFGTLPYSNLSTSEEVVYSICAGQKNPIPRTCRPEMEQIIRDCWLDPYTSRPSFTDIVKILENIVESDGDYVHIDNQMILNAEGIN from the exons ATGGGAGATATTAAAG ATCCTGGATTCATAATTCTAATCAGCGTCTACGGTGTTACAGTTTTCTTCATGGCTGTACTTGGATTCCTCTGCTTTCACAA ATATCGGTCAATGAAGAAGACCATACGAGACCTGAAGCAGGGGAGGCCGACTGTGATCCCTCGAGCTTCTTCTCATGATTCTTCACCTCCGTCACCCAATGTCCTGACTCTTCCTGAAGCACCAGAGCCAATCACAGAGAGCCCGTTGCACAGACAACAAACCAAATCCAGCTGCAAGTTTCCCTGGAAGTCTTCACAACAG GTTCCCCGGTTCACAAAAGAAGACCTGAACCTTATTCAGCTCATAAAAGCTGGCAGAGAAGGAGTTTTTTACAAAGCGAGGATAATAAGAGGCACTAGCAGAGGCCACTCGCTGATCACGTGCAAAATTGGAAAAgaag GTATGACGTCTAAGCAGATGGAACATGAGGCGTCTATTATGAGAAAGCTGGCGTATCATAAAAATGTGATGCAGCTGCTGGACTGGAATACGGCGGAGG AGCCATATTTGTTGATCATGGAGTTCATGAGCTACGGGACCCTTCGCACTTTTGTTCAGAAACACAAAGATGAACTGAGTGCAGACCCTGAATTGCAGCGTCATTTCACCATTGCGTCCTACCACATCGCCATGGGCATGGAGCACTTGCGCTCCAAAATG GTGGTGCACTGTGACCTTGCCTTAAGGAACATTTTGGTGGGTCGGTTTCCATGGGAGACGAAGGTGGCAGAGTTCGGCTTAGCTAGAGACTTGACCCGCATGAGGAGCAGACGCAGCAGTAGGAAAAAACAACACAAG GAGCGTGTGCCCCTGCGCTGGTACCCTCCAGAATACTTTCGGTGCAGCTACTACAGCTTTAAAGGAGACGTCTGGGCTTATGGTATTGTGCTGTGGGAAATGCAGATGTTTG GCACTTTGCCATACTCCAATTTAAGCACGTCTGAGGAAGTGGTGTACAGTATCTGTGCTGGACAAAAGAACCCAATCCCCAGAACCTGCCGTCCTGAAAT GGAACAGATCATACGGGACTGCTGGTTGGATCCATACACATCTCGACCTTCATTTACAGACATTGTCAAGATCCTGGAGAATATTGTGGAGAGTGATGGG GATTACGTGCACATCGACAATCAAATGATCTTGAATGCGGAAGGGATTAATTAA
- the tmem97 gene encoding sigma intracellular receptor 2 — translation MFLRVLEIIYFIYFASHIPITLLVDLQALLPEHVYPPELIKLLHWYAGEFKDPMMMDPPAWFKSFVFCEALVQLPFFPVAAYAFLKGGCKWIRTPAIIYSVHVATTLVPILSHILFHKFPLTPHPGPQTLNERLTLVSIYAPYLIIPIMILLTMLFSATYNSPSVKGNAPSKAKKQR, via the exons ATGTTTCTTCGCGTCTTAGaaattatatatttcatttacttCGCGTCGCACATTCCAATTACCCTGCTGGTTGATCTTCAAGCTTTACTTCCCGAACATGTATATCCACCAGAG CTGATAAAGCTACTGCACTGGTATGCTGGTGAATTCAAGGACCCGATGATGATGGACCCTCCTGCGTGGTTCAAGTCGTTTGTGTTCTGCGAGGCGCTCGTGCAGCTGCCCTTTTTCCCAGTTGCAGCGTACGCCTTTCTGAAGG GTGGCTGCAAATGGATCAGAACTCCAGCCATCATTTATTCTGTTCATGTGGCCACCACTCTAGTCCCAATTTTAAGCCACATACTTTTCCACAAGTTTCCTTTGACTCCACATCCGGGACCCCAAACATTGAATGAACGGCTAACACTGGTGTCCATTTATGCTCCGTACCTCATCATTCCCATCATGATACTGCTCACCATGCTCTTCAGCGCAACTTACAACTCACCATCTGTGAAAGGAAATGCTCCCTCAAAGGCCAAGAAACAAAGATAA
- the ift20 gene encoding intraflagellar transport protein 20 homolog, producing MAKDPLAEAGLHFDELNKLRVLEPDVSQKTTELKEECEEFVDKIGQFQKIVGGLIELVDELAKEAETEKMKAIGARNLLKSVEKQREAQQQQLQALITEKKMQLERYRIEYEALQKVEAEQSEFIDQFILQK from the exons ATGGCTAAAGACCCGTTAGCGGAGGCTGGACTTCATTTTGATGAGCTCAACAAACTGCGAGTACTCGAGCCTGATGTGAGCCAGAAAACAACTGAGCTCAAAGAAGAATGCGAGGAGTTTGTCGACA agATTGGACAGTTTCAGAAAATTGTAGGTGGGCTTATTGAACTTGTGGATGAACTTGCGAAGGAAGCCGAAACCGAAAAAATGAAG GCCATCGGGGCAAGAAATCTGCTGAAATCAGTTGAAAAGCAACGGGAGGCCCAGCAGCAACAGCTTCAGGCTCTGATTACAGAAAAGAAAATGCAGCTTGAAAG GTATCGAATAGAATATGAAGCTCTTCAGAAAGTGGAAGCTGAGCAGAGTGAATTCATCGATCAGTTTATACTGCAGAAATAA